Genomic window (Dolosigranulum savutiense):
TATACACCAATTAATGACTGCTATGATGTCCTTTTCTAAAAATGCAAGTATTATTTTAGTTAGTAATAGTGGACAGACTAAAGAAATCATAGATATAGCAAAATTTGCTCGTGAAAAATCAATTACAACTATTGGTATCACTCAATTTGGAGACCATCCTCTGGGGAAACTAGCTAACTTGAATATTCACACCGCACACACAGAAGAAGCAGCACTTAGAAGTGCTGCCACTAGTTCGTTACATGCGCAATTTTTTATTGTAGATATTTTATTCTATTTATTTATTCAAAAATATCATGATCAATATATTGAAAACATCCAAGAAACCTTTACACTATTTAAAAAAGGTGGATAAAATTTAACACTTAGTCTTTATTATTTATCATCTTTTAAAAGCAAAACAGCTCCATATTGTGGACTATTTAAAGCTCGAACAGCTTCAATGTTAGTATCTAAATATGTGTTAAATGGTTCAATTAAAGGATGGCCAATTTCCCATAATCCACCAATTTTACTTAATTTTACCGGTTCATCATATAATGAGCCTAATGTATTAACAACATCAGCTAAATTTTTCGCCGCCCAATTTAAAATTTCCTGGATAGCTTCATCATTTTTCAATAATGGATGACTTACTATTTTTGATAGCTTAGCTACTTCAGTTCGATTTGCTCTCAAGTTATTATCGACATAACTTATCAGCTGATAAGGAGTTTCTATGGATAATTCCTCTAATAACACATCAACCAAACTGGTCTTCTTCATTCTTCCATCAACCATCTGAGAAAACACTTGAAGTATTTTTCTCCCTATCCAATAACCACTCCCTTCATCTCCAATCATTTCACCCCAACCTCCGCATCTTTGGTACTGCTTATCTTTTCTAGCTATTCCAATTGATCCTGTTCCCGCAATTAGTATAATACCATCTTGATTGTTGAAAGCTCCCGCTAAAGCTATCTGTGCATCATTATAAATTTTATATTTAAATGGTGAAAAAGCCTGTTCGCATATCTCTTCGATCTTATATCTCAACTGCTTATCATTACCATAACCCGCTAATCCAATTGCAATTTGAACTTCAGGTAAATCAATATCATTAATGGTTGCTATTAAATCATCTATACCTTGAGCTAAAATTTTAATGGCTCTTTCTTTGTCTACATGTGATACATGACAAGTGGGTAGTTGAATAGTTTTCAAACAGTCCATTTTGCTATCAAATAATGAAAAATCTGTAGAAGTACCTCCACCATCAATCCCAATAAAATACATAATAAACTACCCTTCTTTAAATTTAAATTTTTGCCACGGTTTAATATAATCTAAAATAAAGATTTCATCTTCTTCAACATGTCCAACTACATTACTTTTCCCACTATTTTTCATCTCTTGTTTTGCAATTTGAAGTTCTCCTGCATAATGACCATACTCACTGCTTTCAATAATAACATCTCCTCTGTGAATAGTATCTGGTGCATTAAATAGATCAAAAGTATGTTGTTTATACTTAACACGACTTTGAGTAGAACGAATCAAGTTCTCATTAATATCTCCACGGTTCCAATGTAACATTTCAAATAATATTTCTCTCTCAGTTTCTGGTAAGTTTTCAACTGTTCGTACATTAAATGTCACTAAATTAAGGTCCAAGCCTCTAATTTGACTTATTTCATCCTCAGTTGGATAACAATTAGAAATAATGATATCATCAATGGTATCTAGCGCTAAAAAATGTTTTATTTGAACATGAAGGGGTAAGTTTCGATGTATTTCAAGTGTTGGTAAACTGTCTGTAACTGGCCAAGGTCCAAACGTTTTATCTGCTTGACTTGTAACGAATGCAGCTATTTTTAAATTATATTTATTGAATCGACTTGTACACTTTTTAAAATATTCAAGTGACAAACCAGTTTTTTGGTGGGGGTAAAAATTATGGCAACCATACAGTTTATATTTATTGGGTCGATAATCCATAATTGTATCAATCGTATGTGTGTTATTACTCATATTAATTTCAATTTTTAACCCATATTCATTATAAGTCATCAGAGCTTCTTCTGCTCCAGTAAATCCTACATCCAATCTTAGCCCATCAGCATTAATCTCATTGAAAAAGGCTAAGTCATCATACCCAATATTTAATTTATCAAACACTTTTGGAGATACATCCACGATTACTTCATATCCTAATGATTGTCCGTACTCATTAATTGCTTTATATTTTTCAATAATTTTATCTTTGGATTCTTCTGCAGATAACAAACACGAAAATATTCTAGAACATCCTATAGTGGCCATTTCTTTCAAGTAATTCTTAATCTTATTCTCCGAAGATTTTTCAGGATAAATTGATATACCTAATCGTCTCATTTATTTTCCTCTCCCTCAATTGCTTTTCTCAAATGTCCATTACTTTGTTTTAATTGTTCTTTAGCTTTATCTATTTTAAGGTCTGTCATCCCTAATAATAAGGCTAATTTAACATGTCCGTTTGCTTGTTCCAACAGTTCAAGTGCTTGACTATCGTTAATAGTAAGTATTTCTTTCAAGATATTAATAGAGCGAATTTTCAATTTATAATTACTTGCTTTCAAATCTACCATATAATTTTGATAAACCTTACCTAACTTGATCATAACAGCCGTTGAAATCATATTTAAAACTAATTTTTGAGCTGTTCCTGCTTTCATTCTAGTAGAACCTGTTACTACTTCAGGTCCAGTAATGATTTCAATTGGAAATTGAGCAACATCACTTACTTCACTATAACTAGCACATGAGATACTACTTGTTCCAGCTTGTATTGAATTAGCATAGTTTAAAGCACCTAAAACATACGGTGTACGGCCACTAGCAGTAATCCCAATAACCATATCCTTTTCAGTCAAGTTTATCTCTTTTAAATCTTTTTCTCCTTCTTCTGGTCTATCTTCTACCCCTTCCTGAGCTCTAAATATAGCTTCATTTCCACCTGCCATAATTCCTTGCACAAGATCAGGAGTAACACCATACGTTGGGGGACATTCAGATGCATCTAATACACCTAATCGTCCTGAAGTCCCTGCTCCAATATATATCAGACGACCACCATCTTTGAGTGATTTATATGATTCATCTACTACTTTCTCAATATTATTCAGATTTTTATGAATTACACTAGGAATTTGTTTATCCTCATTATTAATAGTTTTTAAAATATCTAGTGTATTCATCTTATCAATATTTGTACTTTGGTGGTTATGCTGTTCAGTTTCTAATGACTTAATATCTTGCTTCATAAATTCTACCTCATCTCTAGCTAAACAATAAGGACAAGAATAATTACTCCTGTCCTTATTATTTCTAATTTTATTCTTCAGACAAACTTAATGCTTGGCTTAACAATTTCTTGCCACCCATTGGACTATATGCTGTTGGTTCAATCAAGTCAATTGGCACATTATAATCATTAGCAATCTCTTTCAAATTCTTAAATCGGTGTTTTATTTGCGGTGCGACCATAACAACATCCACACTATTTTCAAGTTCTTGTTCCAAAGCAGAACTTCCTACAGCTTTTACGTCAACTTTTACATCTTGTTTATTGGCTTCTTTTTCTAAAGCTTTGATTGCAATTGAACTTGACATACCTCCAGAACATACAAATAATATCTTCATTACTCTCTTCCTTTCTTTAATTCATTAATTTCTGATTGTTGTTCTATCAATATCTTAATCATATCTTCCGTTTGCACCGCAGACATTAAATGATCCTGTGCATGAATTAGTAGTAATGAAACATCTACTTTATCACCGTTAATTTCTGACTGAATAAGTTTTGTCTGGGCATTATGAGCTTTATTTAACTCAGTAGAAGCCTTTTTCATTATCTGTCTGCTTTTTTCAATATGACCACTTTTTATTTCATCTAATGCCTCAAACATCATACTTTTTGCATTTCCTGCTTGACTAATTAATTCAAAAATAATTGTTTCTAACTCCATTTATTTAATCCTCGTTCCCTTCTTCTTTCAACAAATTATTATCGTATATTTTAAAGAATGGATAGTAAATCAATACAGCAATAATAATTAAAATAATGTTTAATACAGCCGCTCTCCAATCTCCCCCTGTGGCTAAATATGCCCCGATAGGACCAGGGAGCGTCCATGGTGCTAAAGTAACAACTCTATTAACAAATCCGAGAGAGGTTGCAACCCATGCAATAACAGACAATACTAGCGGAGAAATGACAAATGGTACAATTAAAATGGGATTTAAAACAATAGGAGCTCCAAATATAATTGGTTCATTAATATTGAATAGAGCGGGAATAATAGTTGTCTTTCCTAATGTATTAGCATATTTAGACTTTGAGAAAAACGCTAAGCAAATTGCTAACCCCAGTGTGGTACCCGCTCCCCCAATCCAAATAAACCAGTGGAAAAATGGTTCTGCTGCAATATGAGGCAATTCAGTTCCTGATGCTGCCGCTGCTGCATTCCCATCAAGCAAATTCAACCATAGTGGTCTCATAATTGTTCCCATAATTGATGCTCCATGTATACCAAAAGACCAAAATACAAGTGTAAATAATACAATAATAACAACAGATGGCAAACTATCAGATGCAGATACAAGAGGCTCTACTACCTTAGCAACAATTTCATGTAAATTAATATCCAACCACATTGTAATCGTTGCTGTTACTAATATAATAATTGCTGCTGGTGTTAATGATTCAAATGATCGCGCTACTGATTCAGGTACTTCCTCTGGCATTGATATTCTAAAACCCGATGTCTCCGTAAATCGATAAACTTCTACGGCAAAAATTGCCATAATAATTCCAACAAACATACCTGCTGATCCAAGATTCGGCATAGGCAAAACGAATCCTTGAGTAATCGAATCAATATAAGCTTGTAACTCACTTGTTTCAGAAATAATTCCCATTAATTCTTCTGAAGGTGCTTCGATCATCTGTGGAACTATTGTCATCAAAAATGCAGTTTCTGCCAGAATACCACCCGACACTTTATCTAATTTATAACTATTCGCTAATGACGCCCCAATTCCAAAAACTGCATATAATGTCATAATATACATTGTCATCCGATAAGGTAATAATATTTCAAATTGATATTCAGCAATAAATTGAGTGAAGGCCCAACTATCTGGTAACTGATTTGGCAAAAAACCTATAACTAAAAACATAGACCCAATAATAATCAATGGTAGAGTGGCTATAATCCCATCTCTAATTGCTCGTAAGTGTCTTTGTTCAGCTAAATCTGACATTACTGGAGCAAATTTATTTTCAAAAAAATCTACAATACGCTTCATTTTTCAATCCTCCTAAATATAATTTTCTACACCACAGCTAACTTAATTTCTGCTCCTTTCCTTCATAAAAATAATGCGCATACATTTTATATCTGTATTCATTTTATCGGGTTTTATATCACTTGTCAATAATTATTTTCAATTTAATAATAATTAAATTGAAAAAATATTTTATTGTATTCTGATTTATAGTATACATGAGAATATCTATACTTAAGTAGAAGGTTAGTCATTAATTGACTAGTCAATCTCTCACACAGACGTATACATGGTTCCCTATACGTCTGTTCCTCAAATAAACCAATTACTGAGTTTAGTCTCTCGATTCATCACTGTACCTACTTTTACTTAACTTTAACTAATACTTCCTATGACTAAGTCTGCAGTGAACTCTCACCGCCAAGTTATCCCTATGACAGAACATCTTGAAAGAGAGACCAACTCTAAGTTGATCTCTCTGCCAGTTATCAATATTTTATATCAAGTATCATTTAAATAATTTATAAACCTTCTCAGTACTATTAATAAAAATCTTTAAATTCAACATTCATTAATTTAAATAATAGTAACTGGAGTATTTTTAAGTGTGAATCTCTTTTGTATTTCTAAAAAATTATTATAGTTATAAAAAATAACTTTATAATTATTAATTTTTATACAACTGACTTACAAATTGACAATAATTAATCTTTTCTTTAAAATCAACTTCATTCTCTAAACTATTAATATTTTTTATAAACGATAATTTTTTTGATTCTATTTTTGTTAAACTGACTGCTTCATTTAGATGTGGATTAAACCTTCTAATGACGATTTCTCCATTCCTTGTTGATTTTCTAAAGGTTGATAATACACTCATTTCTTCTAAACTAAATAATTCATAGTTGGTAGGAAGTAACTTTTTCTCTGGTTCAGATAAAATAAAGTTATCTGTATTATTTTTATATTGTGCTGCTTGATAAGACAGTAACGGTGTTAAAATTTCTTTAGCACGTCTAGCACAAGATAATTCATTATCTTCATCATTTAGTATCGTTAGCCAATATGTTGCACCAACTTCCTCATTCATATATCTTGTATCATAAGTTGGTTTGATTGTCCCTGAAGCTCTCCCAGGTCTATCATTTAACTCTTCTTTTCCAAGAAATGTAGTTGATCTATAAATCGTTAAGGCTATACTGCTATACTTTTCTCCAACAAATTGATACTCCCTAACAGATTCAGTTGTGATTTGTACCCGATTTTTTTCAAATCCATTTGTTACATAACTTAACATTGGTTCAATTGTTCTAGGTTTCTCATCCCAATTATGTTCCACCCATATTTTACTTTGAGGTAATTCTGTTTTCCGTTTTATTGTCCCAAATTGTATATCTGCAAATGAATAATCATTATTATTCAATGTATCAAATAGTATTCTCATTCTATGTTCGACTGCTTTATTTACTGTTTTAAAATCAACTTTTATATTTTTTGACCCTGTGGTTAATTCAATCAATAAAGTAAAAGGTTGCTCTACTGTCATACATGTATTTATTCTATCACTTAAATTTCTAGCTAAATTTATCTTTCCATGAATTTTTAATTTTTGTCTAAATTTATATTCTTTAATATACCCTTTAAGGAGATTACCTACATATTTTTGATCATAGGATGGTTTTGAATAATCATACGAATCCCCCTCATCTCCTTCATCAATTACTTGAATGATATTATTTATAGTTGTATCTGTTTCTTTATTATACAAATCAATACAACCATCTTGAAATAATATTTTATAGTATTTATTTTCAATAAAGGATTTATTTTTATCTTTATAGTCTTGTATACTATTCTTCTCTATTTGTTGTTCTTTTAAATATAATGTTTTATACCCAACTCCTACAATATTATCCACTTTAATTTCAACTATATATTTGTAAAGAGTTGAAATTTCATTTTTCCAATTATTATTCAGATCATTATCTACACCTATTTCCTTTAATGACTTTTTCAAATAGGATTCTGTAACATCTTCACTAGATATTATGTCATATATATACTTATTATTTTGTTCATCACAAATAGTAAATTTTTTGTAAGGCGAGTATAATTCTGTACGTATAATATCTGAACGACGATAAGGTAATAAATTATAGATTTGAAATTGTGTTAAGTCAATTTGTTTACAATTAATACCTATTTCTCTCATTTTAAATTCAACAAGCTCTGCCGATAATTTATCTACTTGTGTGTATCTATTTTTTATATCTTCATTTGTAGCATCTGAATTACAATTCCCAATTGAATCATGTGCAGAATTTAATAACATCAATTTCCACATTTTATCTATTAATAATTTTTCATATTTTAAACCTAGGCAGTATCCTAATGTATTTAATGGCTCTAATATATTACTTAAGTAATTCTCTAACCTATTATTCATTTGTTTTAAATCTGCTCGTGTTGAAAAGATACTTTTATGAACTCTAGAATTTTGTCCAAATGTAAATTCCCCTTGAACCGTATCTAATTCTCCCCCTGGGATTGTTTGATGCAATTCTGTTAAGGCATCTTCTAGTGTACTTATTTCTATTTTAAAATTTGTATTATCATTTCCCATTTTTATCAAGTCTGGTAAATTTTTCCGAATAGGCTTTTGATCTTCGCCGTTATATAACAAGATTATATTAGATTTTGTATCATCTTTTAATTGTTCATAAATATCTTCATAATATTCAATTAGGGCTTGATCTTCATTAGGGGGATAAGCCATATTGCCATAATGATGTAAATTATGTGTAAATATTTGTGTCCCATCAGCTCCCTCCCAAATAAACTCTCTAAATTTAACTAAATGATCTGCTGTTCCTCTTCTAAAAAAGGCATACTTCAGTTCAAAACTTTTATAAATTTGAGGCATTTGGCTAGACATACCAAATGAATCAGGTAGATAACCCACATTTTGATACCCCCCATATTTTTTTGAAAGATCAATGCCTATTTCTAAATTCTTTAATAAATTCTCTCCAGATATAACAAGAGTGTCTGGTTGGGTGAACCATGGTCCAATAATTAAACGGTTTTCTTTTACTAATGATTTAATATTTTCTATCATTTCAGGATGTAACTCGATATACTCTTCTACAATCGATAGTTGTCCATCAAGTAAGAAACATTTGAATTCTTTATCTGATTCTAAATGACTAATTATTTCATCAAAATCTTTTAAAGAATATACCAATGATCTAGCAGCGGTAAAATACCATTCTTTATCCCAATGAGTATGTGGAATAATTTTTATTTTTGTATTATTCATACTTCCTCCCTCTTAAATAACGTTTAACTTTCCTTTTTTTATTAGATAGTTTCTGTAGTATACATTAGCTACAGCAATAAAAACTGAACCAATAAAAAGGCCCGCAACATATGCAATAAAGTTTTCAATTAAAGGCCACGCCCAAATTGCTGATTCTGGAAACCATTGTACCGCCCCTAATAACACAGCAACTGTTCCACCTAACATTGCTCCTACCATATTTATTGGAATTACAAAAGCTGGATTTTCTAGTGCAAAAGGAATTGCTCCTTCTGAAATTCCCATAAAAGCTAAAAAAACTGAAGTTTTTCCTGCTTCATGAAACTGTCTCTCGTACACTCTCTTACCTACAAGAAATTTATCAATAATTGTAGCTAAACCTAAACCAATACTTGGAATTACAATGGCTAGATTTCTTGCGGTTACAGGTAAAATTTCTTCCACTGTAAACCCATATGCTACGAATCCTGCTGCTTTGTTAACTGGACCTCCTAAATCAAATGCAGTTGCAGCTGAAAGGACTAATGCGTACACAATTTCTCCCGCATCTCCTGCTTTCTCCAAAAGTTGTTGTATCCCTTTATTTAATAAGCCCCCCACAGGTGTTACAATATAATACATTGCAATCATTGTTATTATTCCAGCAATAATCGGAATTAAAAAGGTGGTTTTAAATGCTAACCAACTATGAGGTAAATTTATCTTTTCATTTAAATATTTAACTAAGTAACCTATTCCAAAAGCAATAACTATTGCACCTAAAAATCCAGATGCTACTGGTTCTGTTGGAGTCCACAGACCATCTACTTCAGATAACCTATCAATTGGATTAACTGACACATATCCTCCAATAAATCCTGCTATCAGTGCTGTCTTTCCTCCAATTGAAGATGCTGTAAATGCAGCAAATATTGGAATTGCAAATCCAAATAATGTAAATCCAAATGTAGATAATAATTCTGATAGCTGCAACAAAGATAGGTCTAATCCGTGATAGTCACCATTATTCATTGCTTCAACTATTCCAACATCAGGATTTATATTTAAAATTACGTATGGAATTAATTGTGATAATGCTCCTAGTAATCCACCCATAATAAGAACTGGGATCATATACGAAATACCTGTCATTAAGTGTTTACTAACTTCTGACCAAAATGAATTTTGGTTACTAGAGGTCTTTTTATTCAAATCTGAATTGTTATTCTTTGAACTTCCACCAATTACTTTTTTCTTAATAGCCATTTTACTCACTCCCTATATTTATATCTTCTTCAATTTCATCAAATAAACTTGATGCATTTTTTATCATATCTTGAAGTTTAATTTCATATACTTCATAACCATTAAATCTTTCTAACTCAAGAGGAGTTACGGCTACAGCATGAATAATTATATCTGCATTTTCAATATCTGATTTTTCTAGTTTGTTTTTTATACCATCTGACCCCTGAGTTTCAATTTTATAAGCATATCCTCTTTTTTCAGCTTCAATTTCTATAGCCTCTGCCGCCATAAATGTATGTGCTAATCCCATAGGACATGCACAAATAGCAATTAAATTTTTACTCATTCTATTCCCTCCATATTATTTAACTCTACTTCAATTTCTTTTTTACTTTTAGCATTAAACAATATCTTTTTAAATGAATTATGCATCATTTTTCTTGATATCTGAGACAACATGTTTAAGTGATTTTCACTCTCTTGCTCTTTACTCAACAAACATAAAATTAACTTAACTTCTTCTTCCCCCCATTCTATCTCTTTATCTAGCCTCACAAGGAGCACCGTAGATTTTAATACTTTATCCGTTTTTGCATGAGGAATTGCAATTTTTTCTCCAATTGAAGTTGGATATTCTTCTTCTCTTTTTTTTAGCTCATCAACAATACTCTCCTTTATTAGATTATTTTCAAAAGCTATCATAGAAAGGTATTCAATAACATCTTCCTGATTCTTTATACTTTTATCTAGTTTAATATACGACTCTTTAACTATCATTATTTTCTCCTCTCAAAAATTCATCTAAATATTGAGTAGTTTCTTCTATTATCGTTTTATCGACTAGGTAGTTATTTGATGCAAAATGATATATAGGTCTAAATACCTCAGATATATATAATTGATTTTTATTAATAACAGCCATACAAATTAGATTAATTTTTTTGTTTCCCCATGTAATTCCATTATGAGAAACTCCTATAAATAATTTTGATTCAATATGCCCATCAACCAAGACATGAGGAAAGGCAATACGTTCAATTAAAGCAGTTGATGAAGTTTTTTCTCGCTCTTTTAATTTTTCTTTTAAAACATACTTTATTTGTTGATTTGAATAATAATTACAAATCATTTCATTAATAGCATTGTCTCTACTAAGAGATTTAAGTACATTAACTTCTTTATCTAATATAGAAGAATAATCATTTTTTAAACTTTTTATGCTTTCTAATCTATATTTTACTTTATCTATATTTTCAATTAATGACAACTGATTAATAGGTACCACAAAACATCCAAAATCATCTTCTAATGGTATTGTTGTAACAATTATATCTATATTAGTAAGTTGACAACGCTCTAAAGATTCTTTAGAATATATTTTTATTATATTAAGTTCAGGAAAATACATATTTAATTCTTCCTTTAATAAAAATGCAGTACTTAAGCCATTATCACATACTACAACTGTATTTATATTATTTTGATTTTTCCGTTTCTTCTGAGTTATCGTCACTAAGTATAAAGCGATATATCCCACTTCATCTACTGAAAATTTATAATTAAAATAGTTTGACAATTGCAACATCATTAATCCTGCTAAATTATATTCTATTGGATATTTATTCTTTATATCTTTTAAATAAGGATTATTTATCTCAATTTTAACCATTGCTCTTTTTAATAATGTTTTTATATGCACCATTAAATTATTTTTTATTTCGATGATTTCATCTGATACATTATCAAATTGATTAGAACTATCTATTATATCGTTTACAATTCCATTCAATACATCTGTTACCTCACTACTATCAAAATAGTCTAATTCCTCTTTTATTTCTTTCATAAATAAGATATCTACGGTTGACAATTTAGTAATGATTTTTTTCTGTCTTCTTAAAACTATAATCATTGCAGCATATTCTAACACTTTTTTATTGAAGTTATTATCAACTTTGTACTGATCTATTATTTCTAAAATTCTTTCCTTAGAAATTCCATAATCTGATATCAATTCATTCCAACTATTATTTTTTATAATAAAACTCAATAAAAACTTTTTAATACATATCTCTTCACCTATAAATTTAGTTATTTTATTGGTAGATATTTTTATATTCCATTCTAAGAGATCCTCATTTATTTCATACAATAATCTATTAAAAGTTGATGTTGAAATAAACAATTTTTCTTCTATTTTTTCTCTAGGCACCTCCACATT
Coding sequences:
- a CDS encoding fructose PTS transporter subunit IIB, producing MSKNLIAICACPMGLAHTFMAAEAIEIEAEKRGYAYKIETQGSDGIKNKLEKSDIENADIIIHAVAVTPLELERFNGYEVYEIKLQDMIKNASSLFDEIEEDINIGSE
- a CDS encoding PTS sugar transporter subunit IIC encodes the protein MKRIVDFFENKFAPVMSDLAEQRHLRAIRDGIIATLPLIIIGSMFLVIGFLPNQLPDSWAFTQFIAEYQFEILLPYRMTMYIMTLYAVFGIGASLANSYKLDKVSGGILAETAFLMTIVPQMIEAPSEELMGIISETSELQAYIDSITQGFVLPMPNLGSAGMFVGIIMAIFAVEVYRFTETSGFRISMPEEVPESVARSFESLTPAAIIILVTATITMWLDINLHEIVAKVVEPLVSASDSLPSVVIIVLFTLVFWSFGIHGASIMGTIMRPLWLNLLDGNAAAAASGTELPHIAAEPFFHWFIWIGGAGTTLGLAICLAFFSKSKYANTLGKTTIIPALFNINEPIIFGAPIVLNPILIVPFVISPLVLSVIAWVATSLGFVNRVVTLAPWTLPGPIGAYLATGGDWRAAVLNIILIIIAVLIYYPFFKIYDNNLLKEEGNED
- a CDS encoding PTS sugar transporter subunit IIB — its product is MKILFVCSGGMSSSIAIKALEKEANKQDVKVDVKAVGSSALEQELENSVDVVMVAPQIKHRFKNLKEIANDYNVPIDLIEPTAYSPMGGKKLLSQALSLSEE
- a CDS encoding PTS lactose/cellobiose transporter subunit IIA, giving the protein MELETIIFELISQAGNAKSMMFEALDEIKSGHIEKSRQIMKKASTELNKAHNAQTKLIQSEINGDKVDVSLLLIHAQDHLMSAVQTEDMIKILIEQQSEINELKKGRE
- the murQ gene encoding N-acetylmuramic acid 6-phosphate etherase, giving the protein MKQDIKSLETEQHNHQSTNIDKMNTLDILKTINNEDKQIPSVIHKNLNNIEKVVDESYKSLKDGGRLIYIGAGTSGRLGVLDASECPPTYGVTPDLVQGIMAGGNEAIFRAQEGVEDRPEEGEKDLKEINLTEKDMVIGITASGRTPYVLGALNYANSIQAGTSSISCASYSEVSDVAQFPIEIITGPEVVTGSTRMKAGTAQKLVLNMISTAVMIKLGKVYQNYMVDLKASNYKLKIRSINILKEILTINDSQALELLEQANGHVKLALLLGMTDLKIDKAKEQLKQSNGHLRKAIEGEENK
- a CDS encoding PTS fructose transporter subunit IIC yields the protein MAIKKKVIGGSSKNNNSDLNKKTSSNQNSFWSEVSKHLMTGISYMIPVLIMGGLLGALSQLIPYVILNINPDVGIVEAMNNGDYHGLDLSLLQLSELLSTFGFTLFGFAIPIFAAFTASSIGGKTALIAGFIGGYVSVNPIDRLSEVDGLWTPTEPVASGFLGAIVIAFGIGYLVKYLNEKINLPHSWLAFKTTFLIPIIAGIITMIAMYYIVTPVGGLLNKGIQQLLEKAGDAGEIVYALVLSAATAFDLGGPVNKAAGFVAYGFTVEEILPVTARNLAIVIPSIGLGLATIIDKFLVGKRVYERQFHEAGKTSVFLAFMGISEGAIPFALENPAFVIPINMVGAMLGGTVAVLLGAVQWFPESAIWAWPLIENFIAYVAGLFIGSVFIAVANVYYRNYLIKKGKLNVI
- a CDS encoding BadF/BadG/BcrA/BcrD ATPase family protein; the encoded protein is MYFIGIDGGGTSTDFSLFDSKMDCLKTIQLPTCHVSHVDKERAIKILAQGIDDLIATINDIDLPEVQIAIGLAGYGNDKQLRYKIEEICEQAFSPFKYKIYNDAQIALAGAFNNQDGIILIAGTGSIGIARKDKQYQRCGGWGEMIGDEGSGYWIGRKILQVFSQMVDGRMKKTSLVDVLLEELSIETPYQLISYVDNNLRANRTEVAKLSKIVSHPLLKNDEAIQEILNWAAKNLADVVNTLGSLYDEPVKLSKIGGLWEIGHPLIEPFNTYLDTNIEAVRALNSPQYGAVLLLKDDK
- a CDS encoding PTS sugar transporter subunit IIA, whose amino-acid sequence is MIVKESYIKLDKSIKNQEDVIEYLSMIAFENNLIKESIVDELKKREEEYPTSIGEKIAIPHAKTDKVLKSTVLLVRLDKEIEWGEEEVKLILCLLSKEQESENHLNMLSQISRKMMHNSFKKILFNAKSKKEIEVELNNMEGIE
- a CDS encoding glycoside hydrolase family 38 C-terminal domain-containing protein translates to MNNTKIKIIPHTHWDKEWYFTAARSLVYSLKDFDEIISHLESDKEFKCFLLDGQLSIVEEYIELHPEMIENIKSLVKENRLIIGPWFTQPDTLVISGENLLKNLEIGIDLSKKYGGYQNVGYLPDSFGMSSQMPQIYKSFELKYAFFRRGTADHLVKFREFIWEGADGTQIFTHNLHHYGNMAYPPNEDQALIEYYEDIYEQLKDDTKSNIILLYNGEDQKPIRKNLPDLIKMGNDNTNFKIEISTLEDALTELHQTIPGGELDTVQGEFTFGQNSRVHKSIFSTRADLKQMNNRLENYLSNILEPLNTLGYCLGLKYEKLLIDKMWKLMLLNSAHDSIGNCNSDATNEDIKNRYTQVDKLSAELVEFKMREIGINCKQIDLTQFQIYNLLPYRRSDIIRTELYSPYKKFTICDEQNNKYIYDIISSEDVTESYLKKSLKEIGVDNDLNNNWKNEISTLYKYIVEIKVDNIVGVGYKTLYLKEQQIEKNSIQDYKDKNKSFIENKYYKILFQDGCIDLYNKETDTTINNIIQVIDEGDEGDSYDYSKPSYDQKYVGNLLKGYIKEYKFRQKLKIHGKINLARNLSDRINTCMTVEQPFTLLIELTTGSKNIKVDFKTVNKAVEHRMRILFDTLNNNDYSFADIQFGTIKRKTELPQSKIWVEHNWDEKPRTIEPMLSYVTNGFEKNRVQITTESVREYQFVGEKYSSIALTIYRSTTFLGKEELNDRPGRASGTIKPTYDTRYMNEEVGATYWLTILNDEDNELSCARRAKEILTPLLSYQAAQYKNNTDNFILSEPEKKLLPTNYELFSLEEMSVLSTFRKSTRNGEIVIRRFNPHLNEAVSLTKIESKKLSFIKNINSLENEVDFKEKINYCQFVSQLYKN
- a CDS encoding MupG family TIM beta-alpha barrel fold protein gives rise to the protein MRRLGISIYPEKSSENKIKNYLKEMATIGCSRIFSCLLSAEESKDKIIEKYKAINEYGQSLGYEVIVDVSPKVFDKLNIGYDDLAFFNEINADGLRLDVGFTGAEEALMTYNEYGLKIEINMSNNTHTIDTIMDYRPNKYKLYGCHNFYPHQKTGLSLEYFKKCTSRFNKYNLKIAAFVTSQADKTFGPWPVTDSLPTLEIHRNLPLHVQIKHFLALDTIDDIIISNCYPTEDEISQIRGLDLNLVTFNVRTVENLPETEREILFEMLHWNRGDINENLIRSTQSRVKYKQHTFDLFNAPDTIHRGDVIIESSEYGHYAGELQIAKQEMKNSGKSNVVGHVEEDEIFILDYIKPWQKFKFKEG